A region of the Salvia splendens isolate huo1 chromosome 11, SspV2, whole genome shotgun sequence genome:
gttaaatcatttgaaaacctactgcatgcaatgaactaaaaacttgattgaatgaagtaacgactcatttaaatgaagtagtatggaatgaagtaaaaatctaCTCATTTTCAATATTACGtgctggaatgaagtaataaacttacttaaatgaagtaaaaacattttcattttcaatttattagataatgaactgaagtaataaacttactgtaatgaaataaaaaactacaaaaatgaagtaatacctACTGGAAATAAATTACTTCATATTGATATGTTTATTACAACAAGTGTGAGAAAATCGAAcgaaacctactggaatgaaataATTTACTATAAGGAAATAATTATTTCTTCGTCTTCTCCTTCTTACTTACTTACTTATGCATACAACCTAGTAATTCATTTAGATAAACTATTACTTCATACTGATCTGTTTATTACTACAAACgtgaaaagataaaaaaaatacaaattgtatacTCTTGTTAAATATAATTCATTCATTAACAAGGTTCAACAATAGATTTTTCATCGGATGAGTTAAAAAACTTTAGCAAAATTAAAAACACATTaggtataaaaaaaatgaataaaaaaaaccGTGAACCTTCAAATGAGTTGTCGTCTTCTTCTACCTCTAAATCTGAATTTGTATGAAGAGTGCCAATTGGTGTTTGTAGATCATCCATAATCAGAATTTTTCTATGAGATTCTGAAGGTAAGCTTGAGAAGTAATCGGAATTCTGGTCTCACGAAGTAATCGGAATTCTTCACGTCCGGCTTCGTTGTGTAGATATCTCCAGCTTTATATTCAGAGATGAATCACGATTTGATGAAAACTGCAACACGATTTGAGGAAGATTGAGATAAGAAGATAGATATTTACGAGATAAAGGATCGGCAGATCACGTCGACGATTTGCTGTATATGCCTCGTTCCAAGTGTAGTCGGAGAgcttctccatctccaccagaTCCGAGATCCACTCCGCAGTGTGGTGCTTCTACCTCAACTCTGATGCGGTGGGGTGGGGGAGGCCGCACGGTGGAGGTAGTTGGCGCCGGGGACCggtgagagagagaagtggatTGAATTTGGGAATGGAGGAAGAAGTGTATGCACAGAACTGCATCATTTTTGGTCTTCCAAAACTACCCTTGtgtcaatttaattaaataaaagaaataaaataatgactAATTATTAATAACCCTTAGATGTGATTAATGGATGGATGAGATTTGGTTTCTAGTTcagtctttaaaattggttcgacattgatcacttccctatatatatatatatatatatatccctatatatatgCGATTAAAAGGTCCGTTGAGCGCCTCATGGCTATGTCATAATAGATCCGAACACTTGCCCCGGATCAACTTCCAGATCATAATTGCTCTAGTAAAGAACTAAAGAAAATAGATAAATGGGAGATAGAAAACTAGAAGAGAAACAAACTCATTCTAATTATCGAAATATCTCTCAAAGGtttactaattattttatttgactGTTGGCAGGTCTCTTTGTATGTGTTGTCCGGAAAGAGGAGGACTCAATGATTATTCGTTCGCCGGAACCAGAAGTAAAAATTTTGGTGGATAAGGATCCCGTAAAAACTTCTTTCGAGCAATGGGCCAAACCGGGTCATTTTTCAAGAACAATAGCTAAAGGACCTGATACTACCACTTGGATCTGGAACCTACATGCTGATGCTCACGATTTCGATAGCCATACCAGCGATTTGGAGGAGATCTCTCGAAAAGTATTTAGTGCCCATTTCGGCCAACTCTCCATCATCTTTCTTTGGCTGAGCGGCATGTATTTCCACGGTGCTCGTTTTTCCAATTATGAAGCGTGGCTAAGTGATCCAACCCACATTGGGCCGAGTGCTCAGGTGGTTTGGCCAATAGTGGGCCAAGAAATATTGAATGGTGATGTGGGCGGGGGTTTCCGAGGAATACAAATAACCTCTGGTTTTTTTCAGATTTGGCGAGCATCTGGAATAACTAGTGAATTACAACTCTATTGTACCGCAATCGGTGCATTGGTCTTTGCAGCGTTAATGCTTTTTGCTGGTTGGTTTCATTATCATAAAGCGGCCCCAAAATTGGCTTGGTTTCAAGATGTAGAATCTATGTTGAATCACCATTTAGCGGGGCTACTAGGACTTGGGTCTCTTTCTTGGGCGGGGCATCAAGTACATGTATCTTTACCGATTAACCAATTTCTAAACGCTGGAGTAGATCCTAAAGAGATACCGCTCCCTCATGAATTTATCTTGAATCGCGATCTTTTGGCTCAACTTTATCCAAGTTTTGCCGAGGGAGCAACCCCATTTTTCACCTTGAATTGGTCAAAATATGCGGAATTTCTTACTTTTCGTGGAGGATTAGATCCAGTAACCGGAGGTCTATGGTTGACTGATATTGCACATCATCATTTAGCGATTGCTATTCTGTTCCTGATAGCGGGTCACATGTATAGAACTAACTGGGGCATTGGTCATGGGCTAAAAGATATTTTAGAAGCTCATAAAGGTCCATTTACAGGCCAGGGCCATAAAGGCCTATATGAGATCCTAACAACATCATGGCATGCTCAATTATCTCTTAACCTAGCCATGTTAGGCTCTTTAACCATTGTTGTAGCTCACCATATGTATTCCATGCCCCCTTATCCATATCTAGCTACTGACTATGGTACACAACTGTCATTGTTCACACATCACATGTGGATTGGTGGATTTCTCATAGTCGGTGCTGCTGCGCATGCAGCCATTTTTATGGTAAGAGACTATGATCCAACTACTCGATACAACGATCTATTAGATCGTGTCCTTAGACATCGTGATGCAATAATATCACATCTCAACTGGGCGTGTATATTTCTGGGCTTTCACAGTTTTGGTTTGTATATTCATAATGATACGATGAGTGCCTTAGGGCGTCCTCAAGATATGTTTTCAGATACCGCTATACAATTACAACCCGTTTTTGCCCAATGGATACAAAATACTCATGCTTTAGCACCCAGTGCAACGGCTCCTGGTGCAACGGCAAGTACCAGTTTAACCTGGGGGGGTGGTGATTTAGTAGCAGTGGGCGGCAAAGTGGCTTTGTTACCTATTCCGTTAGGAACCGCGGATTTTTTGGTACATCATATCCATGCATTTACGATTCATGTCACGGTATTGATACTCCTGAAAGGTGTTCTATTTGCTCGCAGCTCTCGGTTGATACCAGATAAAGCAAATCTTGGTTTTCGTTTTCCTTGTGATGGGCCTGGAAGAGGGGGTACATGTCAAGTATCGGCTTGGGATCATGTCTTCTTAGGACTATTCTGGATGTACAATTCTATTTCGGTAGTAATATTCCATTTCAGCTGGAAAATGCAGTCAGATGTTTGGGGCAGTATAAGCGATCAAGGGGTAGTAACTCATATCACGGGAGGAAACTTCGCGCAGAGTTCTATTACTATTAATGGGTGGCTCCGGGATTTCTTATGGGCACAGGCATCCCAGGTAATTCAGTCTTATGGTTCTTCATTATCTGCATATGGCCTTTTTTTCCTAGGTGCTCACTTTGTATGggcttttagtttaatgtttctATTCAGTGGACGTGGTTATTGGCAAGAACTTATTGAATCCATCGTTTGGgctcataataaattaaaagttgcTCCTGCTACTCAGCCGAGAGCCTTGAGCATTGTACAAGGACGTGCTGTAGGAGTAACCCATTACCTTCTGGGTGGAATTGCCACAACATGGGCGTTCTTCTTAGCAAGAATTATTGCAGTAGGATAATGGCTAGGAGGATTTGAAAGGCATTATGGCATTAAGATTTCCAAGGTTTAGCCAAGGGTTAGCTCAGGATCCCACTACTCGTCGTATTTGGTTTGGTATTGCTACCGCACATGACTTCGAAAGTCATGATGATATTACTGAGGAACGTCTTTATCAGAATATTTTTGCTTCCCACTTCGGTCAATTAGCAATAATTTTTCTGTGGACTTCCGGAAATCTGTTTCATGTAGCTTGGCAAGGAAATTTTGAATCATGGGTACAAGACCCTTTACACGTAAGACCTATTGCTCATGCAATTTGGGATCCTCATTTTGGTCAACCGGCCGTGGAGGCTTTTACTAGAGGGGGTGCTTTTGGCCCAGTGAATATCGCGTATTCTGGTGTTTATCAGTGGTGGTATACAATCGGTTTACGCACTAATGAAGATCTTTATACCGGAGCTCTTTTtctattatttctttctgccatATCCTTAATAGCAGGTTGGCTGCACTTACAACCGAAATGGAAACCGAGTGTTTCGTGGTTCAAAAATGCTGAATCTCGTCTGAATCATCATTTGTCAGGACTCTTCGGCGTAAGTTCCTTGGCTTGGACAGGACATTTAGTACATGTCGCTATTCCTGGATCCAGAGGGGAGTCCGTTCGATGGAATAATTTCTTAGATGTATTACCGCATCCCCAAGGGTTAGGCCCACTTTTTTCAGGTCAGTGGAATCTTTATGCTCAAAACCCTGATTCAAGTAGTCATTTATTTGGGACCTCCCAAGGAGCAGGAACTGCCATTCTAACTCTTCTTGGAGGATTTCATCCACAAACACAAAGTTTGTGGTTGACTGATATGGCTCATCATCATTTGGCTATTgcatttatttttcttgttgCTGGTCATATGTATAGAACTAATTTCGGGATTGGACACAGTATCAAGGATCTTTTAGATGCACATATTCCTCCAGGAGGACGGCTGGGGCGTGGGCATAAGGGTCTTTATGATACAATCAACAATTCGCTTCATTTTCAATTAGGCCTTGCTCTAGCTTCTTTAGGGGTTATTACCTCCTTGGTAGCGCAACACATGTACTCTTTACCTGCTTATGCATTCATAGCACAAGACTTTACTACTCAAGCTGCATTATATACCCATCACCAATATATCGCAGGATTCATCATGACAGGGGCTTTTGCCCATGGAGCTATCTTTTTCATTAGAGATTACAACCCAGAGCAAAACGAAGATAATGTATTGGCAAGAATGTTAGACCATAAGGAAGCTATCATATCTCATTTAAGTTGGGCCAGCCTCTTTTTGGGATTCCATACCTTGGGACTTTATGTTCATAATGATGTCATGCTTGCTTTTGGTACTCCGGAAAAGCAAATTTTGATCGAACCCATATTTGCTCAATGGATACAATCGGCTCATGGGAAAACTTCATATGGGTTCGATGTACTTTTATCTTCAACCAGCGGCCCGGCATTCAACGCGGGTCGAA
Encoded here:
- the LOC121754310 gene encoding photosystem I P700 chlorophyll a apoprotein A1, coding for MIIRSPEPEVKILVDKDPVKTSFEQWAKPGHFSRTIAKGPDTTTWIWNLHADAHDFDSHTSDLEEISRKVFSAHFGQLSIIFLWLSGMYFHGARFSNYEAWLSDPTHIGPSAQVVWPIVGQEILNGDVGGGFRGIQITSGFFQIWRASGITSELQLYCTAIGALVFAALMLFAGWFHYHKAAPKLAWFQDVESMLNHHLAGLLGLGSLSWAGHQVHVSLPINQFLNAGVDPKEIPLPHEFILNRDLLAQLYPSFAEGATPFFTLNWSKYAEFLTFRGGLDPVTGGLWLTDIAHHHLAIAILFLIAGHMYRTNWGIGHGLKDILEAHKGPFTGQGHKGLYEILTTSWHAQLSLNLAMLGSLTIVVAHHMYSMPPYPYLATDYGTQLSLFTHHMWIGGFLIVGAAAHAAIFMVRDYDPTTRYNDLLDRVLRHRDAIISHLNWACIFLGFHSFGLYIHNDTMSALGRPQDMFSDTAIQLQPVFAQWIQNTHALAPSATAPGATASTSLTWGGGDLVAVGGKVALLPIPLGTADFLVHHIHAFTIHVTVLILLKGVLFARSSRLIPDKANLGFRFPCDGPGRGGTCQVSAWDHVFLGLFWMYNSISVVIFHFSWKMQSDVWGSISDQGVVTHITGGNFAQSSITINGWLRDFLWAQASQVIQSYGSSLSAYGLFFLGAHFVWAFSLMFLFSGRGYWQELIESIVWAHNKLKVAPATQPRALSIVQGRAVGVTHYLLGGIATTWAFFLARIIAVG